GCGTCGAAGAACGGCTGCACGACGGTGCCGACCACACCGGTGAAGAACACGAGCACGAGGAGGATGAGCAGCCCGTAGGGGCGGATCCGGTACCAGGTCGGGAGCCAGGCCGACGGCAGCAGCCGCTCGACGAGGGCCGACCCGTCGAGCGGCGGGATGGGCAGCAGGTTGAACAGCCCGAGCAGCAGGTTCACGAGGGCGAAGTAGAAGACGATCTCGAGCAGCAGGTTCGACGTGGACTGGTCGATGGTGCCGGGCAGCACGCCGCCGCTCGAGTAGATGGCGCGCGCGCCGACGGCGGCGGCCGCCATGAGCACCAGGTTCGTGGCCGGGCCGGCGAGGCTCACGAGGATGATGTCCCGGCGCGGTCGGCGGAGCCGACGCGGGTCGACCGGGACCGGCTTCGCGTACCCGAAGATCGGCAGGCCCGCGAGCGCGCCCATGGCCGGCAGGATGATGGACCCGAACGGGTCGATGTGGGGCAGCGGGTTCAGGGTGAGGCGGCCGGCGCGCTTGGCGGTGTCGTCACCCAGCCAGGAGGCCACGACGCCGTGGCTGACCTCGTGGAGGATGACGGCCGCGACGAGGCAGCCGAACAAGATGAGCGCCTCGCGCAGGGGCACCCGTCAGCGCGACTTCGAGGCGCAGGTGATGCAGAGCCGGGCGGCCGGGATCGCCTCGAGCCGAGCGTCGGCGATCGGCCCGCCGCAGCGCTCGCACCGGCCGTACGTGCCCTCGTCGAACTTGTGGAGGGCGTCCTCGATCTCCCCGAGCGTCTCGGCCAGGGTCACCGTGAGCGCCTCGATCTCCCCCCGCTCCGCGGTCACCTGGCTGGAGTCGGCGAAGCCGCCGTCGAAGGTCAGGTCCCCGTTGCTCCCCTGGCCGAGGTCCGCCAGCCGGTCACGCAGCCGGGCCCGCTCCTGCTGGAGCTGGGCGCGCAGCACCCCGTGAGATGTGTCGGCCATCCGGCAATGCTACCGCCGGCCCCCCACCCGATCTCCCGAGGAATGGGCCCGAGCCCGGGGATGGGCGGCGTCGTAGACGGCACGCAGCCGGGCCGCCGAGACCTGCGTGTACACCTGCGTGGTCGAGAGGCTGGCGTGGCCGAGCAGCTCCTGGACCACCCGGATGTCGGCGCCCCGGTCGACCATGTGGGTGGCGCACGAGTGCCGGAGCACGTGCGGGTAGACCCGGTCGCCGAGCCCGGCCCGGTGCCCGGCGGCCCGCACCAGCCCCCAGACCCCCTGGCGGGTGAGCCGCCCGCCGCGCGCGTTCAGGAACACGGCGTCGCCGGCCCGGGCCCGTCCCCCACCGGGTCGGACCAGGACGGGCCGGCCCCGCTCGAGGTAGGCGGCGACGGCCCCCCGCGCCGGGCGCCCCAGCGGCACGATCCGCTCCTTGCCCCCCTTCCCCAACACCCGCAGCAGGCCCCGCTCCAGCTCCAGGTCGGCCCGGTCCAGGCCCACCAGCTCGCTGATCCGCACCCCGGCGCCGTAGAGGACCTCGAGGAGGGCCCGGTCCCGCAGCCCCGCCGGCCCGTCGTCGCCGGCCGCCGCCAGCAGCGCCTCGACCTCGGGCTCCGACAGCGGCTTCGGGATCCCGGCCGGCACCCGCGGCGAGGCCATGTCGGCGGTCGGGTCGCCGGCGCCGAGGCCCTCGTCGAGGCAGAAGCGGTGGAACGACCGGACCGCCACCAGCGCCCGCGCCACCG
This genomic stretch from Acidimicrobiia bacterium harbors:
- a CDS encoding site-2 protease family protein, yielding MPLREALILFGCLVAAVILHEVSHGVVASWLGDDTAKRAGRLTLNPLPHIDPFGSIILPAMGALAGLPIFGYAKPVPVDPRRLRRPRRDIILVSLAGPATNLVLMAAAAVGARAIYSSGGVLPGTIDQSTSNLLLEIVFYFALVNLLLGLFNLLPIPPLDGSALVERLLPSAWLPTWYRIRPYGLLILLVLVFFTGVVGTVVQPFFDA
- a CDS encoding TraR/DksA C4-type zinc finger protein gives rise to the protein MADTSHGVLRAQLQQERARLRDRLADLGQGSNGDLTFDGGFADSSQVTAERGEIEALTVTLAETLGEIEDALHKFDEGTYGRCERCGGPIADARLEAIPAARLCITCASKSR
- a CDS encoding site-specific tyrosine recombinase, which produces MADEPGPDALTDALAEHASYLAVERGLRPNTLAAYRRDLRAYERFLRRRAVTGPGDVTPTMVAAYATALRARRDESGHARLAAASVARALVAVRSFHRFCLDEGLGAGDPTADMASPRVPAGIPKPLSEPEVEALLAAAGDDGPAGLRDRALLEVLYGAGVRISELVGLDRADLELERGLLRVLGKGGKERIVPLGRPARGAVAAYLERGRPVLVRPGGGRARAGDAVFLNARGGRLTRQGVWGLVRAAGHRAGLGDRVYPHVLRHSCATHMVDRGADIRVVQELLGHASLSTTQVYTQVSAARLRAVYDAAHPRARAHSSGDRVGGRR